From Paenibacillus sp. PK3_47, the proteins below share one genomic window:
- a CDS encoding polyprenyl synthetase family protein: MSMVYTQNAGRAYQLAEQKAGRYFAALDAQVKEKGYVPVLTADFNLWKKNHIHRTSWLSFFSRNNRKPGTTDYQKYLQWLKYTGKLDDYLDRSISYIYMRDLGKALDSPQTAARIRRMVEDIKTQFLPGTAPQKGGQPDIMNLAQLYRWGQKEGVEAAVIWVIGKLKSVSANLPQEMNAEHAQRKLIKIIIGVVMNALEELGEGVTREERSRQLDQAIRLGYSYGLTYPFIDDLLDSGALTAAEKEQYSRMIRQALLSGTVPEPGEWTGAKLPMIHYVHSELREAFEYIKSVQRPDTEGSFFERSYVFFHSQEVDRAKSLAHDNYTNEELYLPVILKSASSRLIVRSVINAPEDEGFDHRTFHYGLYNQLADDFADMFEDMKEGAVTPYTYYLKYRDTRSDLLNPFELYWTVISHLLHNVYASDPKTREVILDRVINGLKRSKERLGLAKYKEVMDIFASGSPGFNELVQRLVTKADDVDFFDKLLRDQLIMTLKNNGKDKDEFHSIVTEVREEINSQLLIEKPAGMPPMKNLLIDAANYSLNGDGKRLRPILTWVMGVREYGLQAADLIPLLRSLEYMHTASLIFDDLPSQDNASTRRGRDTLHEVHDPATAELTGLFLIQKATEEQASLERFDPETVLKLMKYSARKTEDMCVGQAMDLHSKGRPLTLAELNEICFYKTGIAFEAALVMPAILARVNEQEIAALKKYAYHAGIAFQIKDDLLDTEGDQSLLGKPVGQDAGNNTSTFVTVLGLEGARQEMWEHYCLATDALGELPRGIPFLKHLLNYLINREH; this comes from the coding sequence ATGAGTATGGTTTATACACAAAATGCCGGGAGAGCGTATCAGCTGGCGGAGCAGAAAGCGGGGCGTTATTTTGCAGCGCTGGATGCGCAGGTGAAGGAGAAGGGGTATGTGCCCGTCCTCACCGCAGATTTTAACTTGTGGAAAAAGAATCATATTCACCGGACGTCCTGGCTGTCCTTTTTTTCGCGCAACAACAGAAAACCCGGCACAACGGATTACCAAAAATATCTGCAGTGGCTGAAATATACAGGCAAGCTGGATGATTATCTGGACCGCAGCATTTCTTACATCTATATGAGAGATTTGGGCAAAGCGCTGGATTCTCCGCAGACTGCAGCCCGGATCCGGCGGATGGTTGAAGATATTAAAACCCAGTTCCTGCCCGGAACGGCTCCGCAAAAAGGCGGACAGCCGGATATTATGAATCTGGCACAGCTGTACCGGTGGGGGCAGAAGGAAGGGGTAGAAGCGGCTGTAATTTGGGTGATCGGCAAGCTGAAATCCGTCTCCGCCAATCTCCCGCAAGAGATGAACGCCGAGCATGCCCAGCGCAAGCTGATCAAAATCATCATCGGGGTGGTCATGAATGCCCTGGAGGAGCTGGGGGAAGGCGTTACACGTGAGGAGCGTTCCCGGCAGCTAGACCAGGCGATACGGCTGGGATACTCCTACGGTCTGACTTATCCTTTTATCGATGATCTGCTGGATTCCGGCGCATTAACCGCTGCTGAGAAAGAGCAATATTCCCGGATGATCCGCCAGGCGCTGCTTAGCGGTACGGTGCCTGAGCCGGGAGAATGGACCGGAGCCAAGCTGCCAATGATCCATTATGTGCATTCAGAGCTGCGGGAAGCCTTTGAATATATTAAAAGTGTGCAGCGGCCGGACACGGAGGGTTCGTTTTTTGAGCGTTCTTATGTATTCTTTCATTCCCAGGAGGTGGACCGGGCCAAAAGCCTGGCGCATGACAACTACACGAATGAAGAGCTGTACCTTCCGGTCATTCTGAAATCGGCCTCCTCCCGGTTGATTGTCCGTTCCGTTATTAATGCTCCTGAAGATGAAGGCTTTGATCACCGGACCTTTCATTACGGGCTGTATAACCAGTTAGCGGATGATTTTGCCGATATGTTCGAGGATATGAAGGAAGGCGCAGTTACACCTTATACTTATTATCTAAAATACCGGGATACACGATCCGACCTGCTGAATCCCTTTGAACTATACTGGACCGTAATCTCCCATCTGCTCCATAACGTGTATGCATCCGACCCCAAGACCCGTGAAGTCATCCTGGACCGGGTGATTAACGGTTTAAAGCGCTCCAAAGAACGGTTAGGATTGGCAAAATATAAGGAAGTCATGGACATCTTCGCTTCCGGCAGCCCCGGATTCAATGAGCTGGTGCAGCGGCTGGTAACCAAAGCGGATGATGTGGATTTCTTCGACAAGCTGCTTCGTGACCAGCTGATCATGACCCTCAAGAATAACGGCAAAGACAAGGATGAATTTCACAGCATCGTTACTGAAGTCCGTGAAGAGATTAACAGCCAGCTCCTGATCGAAAAGCCTGCCGGCATGCCGCCGATGAAAAATCTGCTGATCGACGCCGCCAATTACAGCCTGAACGGGGACGGCAAACGCCTCCGCCCGATTTTGACCTGGGTTATGGGGGTACGGGAATACGGACTGCAGGCAGCCGATCTTATTCCGCTTCTGAGATCACTTGAATATATGCACACGGCTTCGCTGATCTTTGATGACCTGCCTTCTCAGGATAATGCGTCTACCCGCAGAGGCCGTGACACCCTGCATGAGGTGCATGATCCTGCTACTGCTGAATTGACCGGCCTGTTCCTGATTCAAAAAGCCACGGAGGAGCAGGCGTCACTGGAACGCTTTGATCCGGAGACCGTGCTGAAGCTGATGAAATATTCTGCCCGGAAAACAGAGGACATGTGCGTAGGGCAGGCCATGGATTTGCATTCCAAAGGCAGGCCGCTGACCCTTGCAGAGCTGAATGAAATCTGTTTTTACAAAACCGGAATTGCCTTTGAGGCTGCGCTGGTCATGCCGGCCATTCTGGCCCGGGTTAACGAACAGGAGATTGCTGCTCTGAAGAAATACGCTTATCATGCAGGCATTGCTTTTCAGATCAAGGATGATCTGCTGGATACGGAAGGGGACCAGTCCCTGCTGGGCAAGCCTGTCGGCCAGGATGCCGGGAACAACACTTCGACATTTGTTACGGTCCTCGGACTGGAAGGCGCCAGACAGGAAATGTGGGAGCACTATTGCCTGGCAACGGACGCACTTGGGGAGCTGCCGCGGGGGATCCCATTTCTGAAGCATCTGCTCAATTATCTGATTAACCGGGAGCATTGA
- a CDS encoding Lsa family ABC-F type ribosomal protection protein: protein MSLINVTNLSFAYEGSYDPIFENVSFQMDTDWKLGFTGRNGRGKTTFMNLLLGKYEYSGSISAQVDFDYFPFHIENRESNTIDVVNDIYPDYVHWKLMRELTLLKMSEEALYRPFNSLSNGEQTKVLLATLFIKENSFLLIDEPTNHLDISGRKLVSDYLRSKSGYILVSHDRAFLDNCVDHILSINKTNIEIQKGNFSSWWENKRRQDQFESAENEKLKRDIKRLSDSAKRTGNWSHEVEKSKNGTRNSGSKIDKGYVGHKAAKMMKRSKSIQQRQQNAIEEKSKLLKNIESAERLEITQLAYHKPQLAELENVSVYYGEKLVCDNVSFVIEQGERIALSGKNGSGKSSILKLICGEDISYTGAFTIDNGLKISYVSQDTSHLQGNLTDYAREQGIDESLFKAILRKLDFSRVQLGKEISTFSGGQKKKVLIAKSLCEEVHLHIWDEPLNFIDVISRMQIEELLLEFRPTLLFVEHDSQFCSNIATEIVEL from the coding sequence ATGTCACTTATAAATGTTACCAACCTGTCGTTTGCCTACGAAGGCAGCTATGACCCTATTTTTGAAAATGTCAGCTTTCAGATGGATACCGACTGGAAACTCGGCTTTACCGGCAGAAACGGCAGAGGCAAGACCACCTTCATGAATCTGCTGCTGGGCAAATATGAGTACAGCGGAAGCATTTCCGCCCAGGTGGACTTTGATTATTTTCCATTCCATATAGAGAACCGGGAGTCCAATACGATTGATGTCGTTAACGATATTTATCCTGATTATGTCCACTGGAAGCTGATGCGCGAGCTCACGCTGCTGAAGATGTCCGAAGAGGCATTGTACCGGCCCTTTAATTCCCTGTCGAACGGGGAGCAGACGAAGGTGCTGCTGGCAACCTTGTTCATTAAGGAGAACAGTTTCCTGCTGATCGATGAACCGACGAACCATCTGGACATAAGCGGAAGAAAGCTTGTCAGTGATTATCTGAGATCCAAAAGCGGGTATATTCTCGTATCGCATGACCGGGCTTTTCTGGATAACTGCGTGGACCATATCCTTTCCATTAACAAGACCAATATCGAGATCCAGAAGGGGAACTTCTCCAGCTGGTGGGAAAATAAACGGAGACAGGATCAGTTCGAATCTGCAGAGAATGAAAAGCTGAAGCGGGACATCAAACGTTTGTCGGATTCGGCGAAACGGACGGGCAACTGGTCCCATGAAGTGGAAAAAAGCAAAAACGGAACGAGAAACTCCGGCTCCAAGATCGACAAAGGTTATGTCGGCCACAAGGCTGCCAAAATGATGAAACGCTCCAAATCCATCCAGCAGCGGCAGCAGAATGCGATTGAGGAGAAGAGCAAGCTCCTGAAGAATATCGAAAGCGCGGAAAGACTGGAAATTACACAGCTTGCCTACCACAAACCGCAGCTTGCCGAGCTGGAAAATGTGTCTGTCTATTACGGTGAGAAGCTTGTGTGTGATAATGTCAGCTTCGTTATTGAGCAGGGTGAGCGCATCGCGTTGTCCGGCAAAAACGGCTCCGGAAAATCCAGCATCCTCAAACTGATCTGCGGCGAAGATATCAGCTATACCGGAGCCTTCACTATAGACAATGGGCTGAAAATATCCTACGTATCCCAGGACACCTCTCATCTACAGGGTAATCTGACGGATTATGCGAGAGAGCAGGGGATCGACGAGAGTCTTTTTAAAGCGATACTCCGGAAGCTCGATTTCTCCAGAGTCCAGCTCGGGAAGGAGATCTCCACCTTCAGCGGCGGCCAGAAGAAGAAGGTGCTGATTGCCAAAAGCCTGTGTGAAGAGGTCCACCTCCACATCTGGGATGAGCCGCTGAATTTTATCGATGTCATCTCCCGGATGCAGATTGAGGAGCTGCTGCTGGAATTTAGGCCGACCCTTCTTTTTGTAGAGCATGACAGCCAATTTTGCAGTAATATAGCTACAGAGATTGTTGAACTTTAA
- the kdpC gene encoding potassium-transporting ATPase subunit KdpC, with amino-acid sequence MNSVGSNREEVAAVSGAVYLLSVIRLSIVFIILCGIVYPLASTALAQVLMPKQANGSLLKNGDGVVIGSELIGQNFTNPALFQGRVSSIEYKAEASGSNNYGPSNPDMLQRTKDSIEAWKANNPEVPVQQLPVDLVTNSGSGLDPHISPAGANVQIPRISALSGIPEGELEALVQQYTKGRDLGVFGEERVNVLKLNAAVMEITAQ; translated from the coding sequence ATGAATAGTGTGGGTTCAAACAGGGAAGAAGTTGCAGCTGTTTCCGGAGCTGTTTATTTGTTAAGTGTGATCCGTCTCAGCATTGTATTTATAATCCTGTGCGGAATTGTGTATCCGCTGGCTTCTACGGCTCTTGCACAGGTGCTGATGCCCAAGCAGGCGAATGGAAGCCTGCTGAAGAACGGTGACGGTGTAGTCATTGGCTCCGAGCTGATCGGTCAGAACTTTACAAATCCGGCATTGTTTCAGGGCCGTGTATCCAGTATTGAATATAAAGCTGAAGCTTCGGGTTCGAACAACTATGGACCGTCTAACCCTGATATGCTCCAGCGGACGAAGGACTCTATAGAAGCGTGGAAAGCAAATAACCCTGAGGTGCCGGTTCAGCAATTACCGGTTGATCTGGTGACGAACTCGGGATCAGGTCTCGATCCGCATATTTCGCCTGCGGGGGCAAACGTGCAAATCCCCCGGATTAGTGCCCTGAGCGGGATACCGGAAGGCGAGCTCGAAGCATTGGTGCAGCAGTATACGAAAGGCCGTGATCTCGGAGTATTCGGTGAGGAACGTGTCAACGTGCTGAAACTGAACGCTGCGGTTATGGAAATAACGGCACAATAG
- a CDS encoding TIGR00730 family Rossman fold protein: MKSIAVFCGSSPGISPIYRDQAAALGKELAERQITLVYGGASVGLMGAVADAALHAGGRVVGIIPHFLNSREIAHTRLSELIVVDSMHERKSAMAELADGFIALPGGPGTMEEYFEIFTWGQLGLHVKPCGILNINHYYDPLIAMFNRMSEEQFMQDKYRPMIITDTTPQGILEQFSSYKAPVVPNYLTEDRT, translated from the coding sequence ATGAAAAGCATCGCCGTTTTTTGCGGGTCAAGTCCCGGAATTTCCCCGATATACCGCGATCAGGCTGCAGCTCTTGGCAAAGAGCTGGCAGAGCGGCAGATTACTCTGGTTTATGGAGGCGCCAGTGTCGGACTTATGGGCGCAGTCGCGGATGCGGCGCTTCATGCCGGCGGCCGTGTTGTGGGCATCATCCCGCATTTTTTGAACAGCCGGGAAATAGCCCATACCCGGCTGTCCGAACTGATTGTGGTGGATTCCATGCATGAACGAAAGTCTGCGATGGCTGAGCTTGCTGATGGCTTCATCGCGCTGCCCGGCGGACCGGGAACGATGGAGGAATATTTTGAGATTTTCACATGGGGGCAGCTCGGCCTGCACGTTAAGCCCTGCGGTATTCTGAACATCAATCATTACTATGATCCGCTGATCGCCATGTTTAACCGGATGTCGGAAGAGCAGTTCATGCAGGATAAATACCGCCCGATGATCATTACTGATACAACACCCCAAGGAATCCTGGAGCAGTTCTCCAGCTATAAAGCACCCGTTGTTCCGAATTATTTGACCGAGGATCGGACCTGA
- the kdpB gene encoding potassium-transporting ATPase subunit KdpB — protein MSTIHKKKLLTGPMVQSAVKDSFVKLNPVTLMKNPVMFVVEIGTFIVLLMVVMPGYFGAGDAVGFNITVFLILLVTLLFANFAEALAEGRGKAQADTLKKTKQDISANRVTGGSVKTVASSELRKGDIVIVSQGELIPGDGEVIEGLASVDESAITGESAPVIKEAGGDFNSVTGGTRVVSDEIKVRITSDPGESFLDRMISLVEGASRQKTPNEIALNTLLISLTIIFLIVVVTLRPIAAYLEVELEIPVLIALLVCLIPTTIGGLLSAIGIAGMDRVTQFNVLAMSGKAVEAAGDINTMILDKTGTITFGNRMASELIPAGKESEEELAVWAAISSLKDETPEGRSVIELVKKLGYRYDPEWAAGGEFIEFRAETRMSGIDLQDGRKVRKGAVDSIRRWVSAQGGQIPDNLETHSNAVAGKGGTPLAVAVDNRIYGLIYLKDTVKPGMKERFDELRKMGIKTIMCTGDNPLTAATIAAEAGVDGFIAESTPEDKIEVIRREQSEGKLVAMTGDGTNDAPALAQADVGLAMNSGTSAAKEAANMVDLDSDPSKIIEVVAIGKQLLMTRGALTTFSIANDIAKYFAIIPAMFTLAIPQMEVLNIMGLGSPGSAIISALIFNAIIIPLLIPLAMRGVSYKPMSSVKLLRRNIFIYGLGGMLVPFLGIKVIDLFVSIWI, from the coding sequence ATGAGCACAATCCATAAGAAAAAGCTGCTGACTGGACCGATGGTGCAGAGTGCGGTGAAGGACAGCTTTGTGAAGCTGAACCCGGTCACCTTGATGAAAAATCCGGTCATGTTCGTTGTAGAGATCGGGACATTTATCGTCCTGCTGATGGTAGTCATGCCGGGTTACTTTGGCGCGGGAGATGCAGTAGGCTTCAACATTACAGTATTCCTGATTCTGCTGGTCACCTTATTGTTCGCGAACTTTGCAGAAGCGCTGGCCGAAGGCCGCGGGAAAGCACAGGCCGATACCCTGAAAAAAACCAAACAGGATATCTCGGCTAACAGGGTGACAGGCGGCAGCGTCAAGACAGTGGCCTCTTCCGAGCTGCGTAAAGGGGATATTGTGATTGTCAGCCAAGGGGAGCTGATCCCCGGCGACGGTGAAGTGATAGAAGGTCTGGCTTCGGTGGATGAATCCGCGATTACGGGTGAATCGGCTCCGGTGATTAAGGAGGCCGGCGGCGATTTCAACTCGGTCACGGGCGGTACAAGAGTCGTGAGCGATGAAATCAAGGTGCGGATTACAAGCGATCCCGGAGAATCCTTTCTTGACCGGATGATCTCGCTGGTCGAAGGTGCTTCGCGGCAAAAAACGCCGAATGAAATCGCCCTGAACACGCTGCTGATCAGCTTGACGATTATTTTCCTGATCGTTGTGGTGACCCTCCGTCCGATAGCCGCCTATCTGGAGGTGGAGCTGGAAATCCCTGTGCTGATTGCGCTGCTGGTCTGTCTTATACCGACGACTATCGGCGGATTATTGTCAGCCATCGGGATTGCCGGTATGGACCGGGTGACCCAGTTCAATGTTCTGGCGATGTCAGGCAAAGCAGTGGAGGCTGCCGGGGACATTAATACGATGATTCTTGACAAGACAGGTACCATTACCTTCGGCAACCGAATGGCGAGTGAATTGATTCCTGCAGGTAAAGAGAGTGAGGAAGAGCTGGCCGTGTGGGCAGCGATCAGTTCGCTTAAAGACGAGACACCCGAAGGAAGATCGGTCATTGAACTGGTGAAAAAGCTGGGATACCGCTACGATCCGGAATGGGCTGCGGGCGGTGAATTTATTGAATTCAGGGCGGAGACGCGGATGAGCGGAATCGACCTTCAGGACGGACGCAAGGTCCGGAAGGGTGCCGTTGATTCCATACGCCGGTGGGTGTCCGCCCAGGGAGGACAAATTCCAGACAATCTGGAGACTCATTCCAATGCGGTGGCCGGCAAGGGCGGTACTCCGCTGGCTGTAGCCGTGGACAACCGGATTTACGGGCTGATCTATTTGAAGGACACGGTAAAACCGGGAATGAAGGAACGGTTTGATGAGCTGCGTAAAATGGGGATCAAAACGATCATGTGTACCGGGGACAATCCGCTGACTGCTGCAACGATAGCTGCTGAAGCGGGAGTGGACGGTTTTATAGCCGAAAGCACACCGGAGGATAAAATTGAAGTGATCCGCCGTGAGCAGAGCGAGGGCAAGCTGGTGGCGATGACAGGGGACGGGACAAATGACGCGCCTGCCTTGGCACAAGCTGATGTGGGGCTAGCCATGAACAGCGGGACCTCGGCAGCCAAGGAAGCGGCCAATATGGTGGACCTGGATTCAGATCCGTCCAAGATTATTGAAGTGGTGGCCATCGGCAAGCAGCTGCTGATGACGCGCGGGGCATTGACCACATTCAGTATCGCCAATGATATCGCCAAATATTTTGCGATCATCCCGGCGATGTTCACATTGGCCATCCCGCAGATGGAGGTACTGAATATAATGGGGCTCGGTTCACCCGGCTCGGCAATTATCTCCGCGCTGATCTTTAACGCGATCATTATTCCGCTGCTGATTCCGCTGGCCATGAGAGGCGTTTCGTATAAGCCGATGAGCTCTGTGAAATTACTGCGGCGGAATATTTTTATCTATGGTCTCGGCGGCATGCTCGTTCCGTTTCTCGGCATCAAGGTCATCGACCTGTTTGTCAGCATATGGATCTGA
- a CDS encoding cupin domain-containing protein, which produces MTKFQSAVPKAEAAVKTFMFKEDGLLPNNPKLPAVLYPGVLKEQPEHIRQLFNDNGWLNSWEDGVFPYHHYHSNAHEVLGGISGTALVQIGGDSGATFEISPGDVLVLPAGTAHKSLSSSDDFLVAGAYPGGMQYNTRRAAPEDWAEGLPEIGKVPLPLTDPVYGDSGPLLKAWRAES; this is translated from the coding sequence ATGACTAAATTTCAATCAGCAGTACCGAAAGCGGAGGCGGCGGTAAAGACATTCATGTTCAAGGAGGATGGCCTGCTGCCGAATAACCCGAAGCTGCCGGCTGTTCTGTATCCTGGTGTCCTGAAGGAACAACCGGAACATATCCGGCAATTATTTAATGACAATGGCTGGCTGAACAGCTGGGAGGACGGCGTGTTCCCTTACCACCATTATCACAGCAATGCGCATGAGGTGCTGGGGGGCATTTCCGGAACCGCCCTTGTACAGATTGGCGGCGACTCCGGTGCCACCTTTGAGATTTCGCCGGGCGATGTACTGGTCCTGCCCGCCGGGACCGCGCACAAGAGCCTGTCGAGCAGCGATGACTTCCTTGTCGCCGGCGCCTATCCGGGCGGTATGCAGTACAATACGCGCAGGGCTGCGCCTGAGGACTGGGCCGAAGGGCTGCCTGAAATCGGCAAGGTTCCGCTGCCGCTGACAGATCCGGTATACGGGGACTCAGGGCCGCTGCTGAAAGCTTGGCGGGCAGAATCCTGA
- a CDS encoding histidine kinase, whose product MPPYKRKTPEEILYSIYQLHRGKLKIIIGSVSGSGKTYHMLEEGKLLKQQGIDVVISAVSTMGRSETVQQLTDLERVPSIHWQKDGKEQKDLPLETLLERNPEVLLVDGLAHRNRKEARFATRLEDIRYLMDNGISVITTVNVYELGGVGELIYEMTGIRADETVPLNTLELADEVRLIDVSPETILKRIEEGILGGEMPPALSRRGNLGVLRELSLRLVAEGVNDSLEKYREEQGMTGPSGAAERILVSAQYHWNGSLYVRRGQQIAKRLNGELIAVTFVRKGRALTKEQQSFKRSIIKLVERVDARFEELPLKTLRQLPSGLIRYAMHNKVTRIVMGHSKQSRWQEKWQGSIANRVLRSARNIDVFLMADRAEADGERILPVKSKAKPAPGAFHRLTGQELEKRIETIRRGTFKVYIGAAPGVGKTYKMLQEGNLLLNKGIDVVIGLLETHGRKETGAQIGSLPVIPKAKIKYQSAELAEMDCEAIIARQPEVVLVDELAHTNVPGSRNRKRYEDINYLLEHGISVITTVNVQHLESLNDAVAQLTGVRVRETVPDAILRMASEVELIDVTPQMLQERMRAGKIYAFEKVNQALESFFKIGNLIALRELALREIADDVDERLEAWDRDTSLRGPWSRREVIFVCVDTGPRAERLIRRGFRIAHRLKAEWYVHYVHCNMNQTGEEKKRLELLRHLTERLGGLMEISAAGSPGAVHGQLLNRMNEVQTTQLIIGQSRAPLWRTLFKESFMQYLLRNARHMDMLVVADQ is encoded by the coding sequence ATGCCGCCATATAAACGGAAGACACCGGAGGAAATCCTCTATTCTATCTATCAGCTGCACCGGGGTAAGCTCAAAATAATTATCGGCTCGGTCAGCGGCTCCGGCAAAACGTATCACATGCTGGAGGAGGGCAAGCTGCTGAAGCAGCAGGGCATTGATGTGGTCATCAGTGCGGTATCCACCATGGGACGGAGTGAAACAGTCCAGCAGCTGACAGACCTGGAGCGGGTGCCGAGTATTCATTGGCAGAAGGACGGCAAAGAGCAGAAGGATCTGCCGCTTGAGACCCTGCTGGAACGTAACCCCGAGGTGCTTCTCGTCGACGGGCTTGCCCACCGCAACCGTAAAGAAGCCCGTTTTGCTACCAGGCTGGAGGATATACGTTATTTAATGGATAACGGAATCAGTGTGATTACAACGGTCAATGTGTACGAGCTCGGGGGAGTGGGCGAATTAATCTATGAAATGACCGGAATCCGCGCTGATGAGACGGTTCCATTGAATACGCTGGAATTAGCGGATGAAGTCCGCTTGATAGATGTATCACCCGAGACGATTCTGAAACGCATTGAAGAAGGAATACTGGGCGGAGAGATGCCCCCGGCGCTGTCCCGCAGGGGAAACCTCGGCGTACTGCGCGAGCTTTCCCTGCGCCTGGTGGCTGAAGGCGTCAACGACTCACTGGAGAAATACCGGGAAGAGCAGGGAATGACCGGGCCTTCCGGTGCTGCAGAAAGAATCCTGGTGTCTGCACAATACCACTGGAACGGTTCACTCTATGTAAGGAGGGGACAGCAGATCGCCAAGAGACTGAACGGTGAGCTGATTGCCGTAACGTTTGTCCGGAAAGGCCGCGCGCTGACCAAAGAGCAGCAGTCCTTTAAACGTTCGATCATCAAACTTGTGGAACGGGTGGATGCCAGATTTGAGGAGCTTCCGCTGAAGACACTGAGACAGCTTCCGTCCGGGCTGATCCGTTATGCCATGCACAATAAAGTAACCCGAATCGTTATGGGCCACTCCAAGCAAAGCCGCTGGCAGGAAAAATGGCAGGGATCGATTGCGAACCGGGTCCTGCGGTCAGCACGGAATATTGACGTCTTCCTGATGGCCGACCGGGCGGAGGCGGACGGGGAACGGATTCTGCCGGTCAAATCGAAGGCGAAACCAGCCCCGGGCGCTTTTCACCGGCTGACCGGCCAGGAGCTGGAGAAAAGAATAGAGACGATCCGGCGCGGCACCTTTAAGGTGTACATCGGAGCCGCTCCCGGTGTAGGCAAGACCTACAAAATGCTCCAGGAAGGCAACCTGCTGCTGAACAAAGGCATCGATGTCGTCATCGGCCTGCTGGAAACACACGGCAGGAAGGAAACCGGGGCTCAAATAGGCAGCCTGCCGGTCATCCCCAAAGCCAAGATCAAATATCAGTCGGCTGAACTGGCTGAAATGGACTGTGAGGCGATCATTGCCCGGCAGCCGGAAGTCGTACTGGTGGACGAACTGGCTCATACGAATGTTCCCGGCAGCCGGAACCGCAAGCGGTATGAGGACATTAATTACTTGCTGGAGCACGGCATATCGGTAATTACTACTGTAAATGTGCAGCATCTGGAAAGTCTGAATGACGCCGTGGCCCAGCTTACAGGAGTACGTGTCCGGGAGACCGTTCCGGATGCCATCCTGAGGATGGCCAGTGAGGTGGAGCTGATCGATGTTACACCGCAGATGCTCCAGGAACGGATGCGGGCAGGAAAGATTTATGCGTTCGAAAAGGTGAACCAGGCACTGGAATCCTTCTTCAAGATCGGTAATCTGATTGCGCTGCGGGAGCTGGCACTGCGCGAAATTGCCGATGATGTAGACGAACGCCTGGAGGCCTGGGACCGTGACACCTCGCTCAGGGGGCCATGGAGCAGACGCGAGGTGATCTTCGTGTGCGTGGATACAGGTCCCCGGGCAGAGCGGCTGATCCGCCGCGGATTCCGGATTGCCCACCGGCTGAAGGCGGAGTGGTATGTGCATTATGTGCACTGCAATATGAATCAGACGGGGGAAGAGAAGAAACGGCTGGAGCTGCTCCGTCATTTAACAGAGCGGCTTGGCGGTTTGATGGAAATTTCCGCCGCAGGGAGCCCTGGAGCCGTTCACGGGCAGCTGCTGAACAGGATGAATGAGGTACAGACAACACAGCTTATCATCGGACAGTCGCGGGCTCCGCTTTGGCGGACCTTGTTCAAAGAAAGCTTCATGCAATATCTGCTGCGCAACGCCCGCCATATGGATATGCTGGTAGTCGCTGATCAATAA